The following coding sequences lie in one Lelliottia jeotgali genomic window:
- a CDS encoding Multiple antibiotic resistance protein MarR → MKSTSDLFNEIIPLGRLIHMVNQKKDRLLNDYLSPMDITATQFKVLCSIRCEVCITPVELKKVLSVDLGALTRMLDRLVCKGWIERRPNPNDKRGVLVQLTSDGAAMCEKCHELVGQTLHQELTKNLTADEVVTLEHLLKKILP, encoded by the coding sequence GTGAAAAGCACCAGTGATCTCTTTAACGAAATTATTCCACTGGGCCGTCTTATTCATATGGTGAACCAGAAAAAAGATCGCCTGCTCAATGACTATCTGTCTCCGATGGACATCACCGCGACTCAGTTCAAAGTGCTGTGTTCCATTCGCTGCGAAGTATGCATCACCCCGGTTGAGCTGAAAAAGGTGCTTTCTGTCGACCTGGGGGCGCTCACGCGCATGCTCGATCGTCTTGTCTGCAAAGGATGGATTGAAAGACGCCCTAACCCCAATGACAAACGCGGCGTACTGGTGCAACTCACCAGTGATGGCGCGGCGATGTGTGAAAAATGTCATGAGTTAGTAGGACAAACACTGCACCAGGAACTAACAAAAAACTTAACGGCGGATGAAGTGGTCACTCTTGAGCATTTGCTGAAGAAAATCCTGCCGTAA
- a CDS encoding Urea ABC transporter, ATPase protein UrtD: MQPAEGLFTRQLPGDRFRDQTDPVLQLESINVNFDGFQALTDLSLNIGVGELRCVIGPNGAGKTTLMDVITGKTRPQSGRAIYDQSIDLTALEPAAIARLGIGRKFQKPTVFEALTVWENLELAMKGDKSVWASLRARLTSEQSDRISEMLTLLRLSAERDRCAGMLSHGQKQFLEIGMLLVQEPHLLLLDEPAAGMTDAETEYSAELFRTLAGKHSLMVVEHDMGFVETIADHVTVLHQGRVLAEGSLREVQANEQVIEVYLGR; the protein is encoded by the coding sequence ATGCAGCCAGCCGAAGGACTTTTTACTCGTCAGTTGCCCGGCGACCGTTTTCGCGACCAGACCGATCCCGTGCTCCAGCTGGAATCGATAAACGTCAATTTCGATGGCTTTCAGGCGCTGACGGATCTGTCGCTGAACATCGGCGTCGGGGAGTTACGCTGCGTCATCGGCCCGAACGGTGCCGGGAAAACTACGCTAATGGATGTGATCACCGGGAAAACACGTCCCCAGAGTGGGCGGGCGATTTACGATCAGTCTATCGATTTAACAGCGCTGGAACCGGCGGCGATTGCACGCCTGGGCATCGGGCGTAAGTTCCAGAAACCGACGGTGTTCGAAGCGCTGACGGTATGGGAAAACCTCGAGCTGGCGATGAAGGGCGACAAGTCTGTCTGGGCCAGCCTGCGCGCGCGGCTGACGTCGGAGCAGAGCGACCGTATCAGCGAGATGTTAACGCTTCTGCGTCTGAGTGCCGAGCGCGATCGCTGCGCCGGAATGCTCTCGCACGGTCAAAAACAGTTTCTTGAAATCGGCATGCTGCTGGTGCAGGAGCCGCATTTGCTGCTGCTCGATGAACCTGCCGCCGGGATGACCGATGCGGAAACGGAGTATTCGGCAGAACTTTTTCGCACGCTCGCCGGGAAACACTCGCTGATGGTGGTGGAGCACGATATGGGTTTTGTTGAAACCATCGCCGATCACGTCACCGTTTTGCATCAGGGACGAGTACTGGCGGAAGGCTCGCTGCGGGAAGTGCAGGCCAACGAGCAGGTGATTGAAGTCTATCTGGGACGCTAA
- a CDS encoding Multiple antibiotic resistance protein MarB, translating into MKFIASAALTLLVLVSGQTFAEQTTHANQQNSRTTMVLPTAHEQSPFDFNHMGAGSDKSDELGVPYYNQHDL; encoded by the coding sequence ATGAAATTTATCGCCTCCGCCGCCCTCACCTTACTGGTGCTGGTCTCCGGCCAGACTTTTGCGGAGCAAACCACTCACGCTAACCAGCAGAACAGTCGCACCACGATGGTTCTGCCTACCGCACACGAACAATCACCGTTTGATTTCAATCATATGGGTGCGGGCAGCGACAAATCCGACGAATTAGGCGTGCCGTATTACAATCAGCACGACCTCTGA
- a CDS encoding Urea ABC transporter, ATPase protein UrtE, whose translation MLQVNELNQYYGGSHILRGVSFDAPGGEVTCLLGRNGVGKTTLLKCLMGLIPARSGEIVWQGKTITHAKPHHRVQSGVAYVPQGREIFPRLTVEENLLLGLSRFTAREAKSVPEDIWQLFPVLKEMKHRRGGDLSGGQQQQLAIGRALASRPQLLILDEPTEGIQPSVIKEIGVVIRQLASRGDMAILLVEQFYDFAAELADNYLLMSRGSIIQRGRGENMEQEGVRGLVAI comes from the coding sequence ATGCTACAGGTGAATGAACTGAATCAGTATTACGGTGGCAGCCACATTTTGCGCGGCGTGAGCTTTGACGCGCCGGGCGGGGAAGTGACCTGTTTGCTCGGGCGTAACGGCGTGGGGAAAACCACGCTGCTTAAATGTCTGATGGGGCTGATTCCGGCACGCAGCGGGGAGATTGTCTGGCAGGGGAAAACGATTACCCATGCGAAACCGCATCACCGGGTGCAGTCCGGCGTGGCGTATGTCCCGCAGGGACGCGAGATTTTTCCGCGCCTCACGGTGGAAGAAAATTTGCTGCTGGGGCTATCGCGCTTTACGGCGCGGGAAGCGAAAAGCGTTCCGGAGGATATCTGGCAGCTGTTTCCGGTATTGAAAGAGATGAAGCACCGGCGCGGTGGCGATCTTTCGGGCGGGCAGCAGCAGCAGTTGGCGATCGGCCGCGCGCTGGCGAGCCGTCCGCAGCTGTTAATTCTCGATGAGCCGACGGAGGGGATTCAGCCCTCGGTGATCAAAGAGATTGGCGTGGTGATCCGCCAGCTCGCCAGCCGGGGGGATATGGCGATTTTGCTGGTGGAACAGTTCTATGATTTTGCGGCGGAACTGGCGGATAACTACCTGCTGATGTCACGCGGGAGCATCATCCAGCGTGGTCGCGGAGAAAATATGGAACAGGAAGGCGTGCGCGGTCTGGTGGCGATCTAG
- a CDS encoding Urea ABC transporter, permease protein UrtC: protein MSQPLTLTLARKAPRATQLFGSLILAILLVLPFLALLPASHPLAVSTWMLTLVGKILCYAIVAVALDLVWGYAGMLSLGHGIFFALGGYAMGMYLMRQASGDSLPAFMSFLSWSELPWFWWGTQHFAWAMLLVVMIPGLLALVFGWFAFRSKIKGVYFSIMTQALTYAGMLLFFRNETGFGGNNGFTGFTTLLGFSVTATTTRIALFLATVALLVASLAVGFALAKSKFGRILTAVRDAENRLTFCGYDPRGFKLLVWTLSAVLCGLAGALYVPQVGIINPGEMSPTNSIEAAIWVALGGRGTLVGPVIGAALVNGAKSYFTVAMPEYWQLFLGLIFIAVTLFLPRGVYGLFRKGEK from the coding sequence ATGAGCCAGCCGCTGACGTTAACACTGGCGCGTAAGGCGCCGCGCGCGACCCAACTTTTTGGCAGTCTGATCCTCGCCATTCTGCTGGTGCTGCCGTTTCTGGCGCTGCTTCCGGCCAGCCATCCGCTGGCGGTTTCCACCTGGATGCTGACGCTGGTCGGTAAAATTCTCTGCTACGCCATCGTCGCCGTGGCGCTCGATCTGGTGTGGGGTTACGCCGGAATGCTGTCGCTTGGACACGGGATTTTCTTTGCTCTCGGCGGTTATGCGATGGGGATGTACCTGATGCGCCAGGCCTCGGGCGACAGTCTTCCGGCATTTATGTCGTTTCTCTCCTGGAGCGAACTGCCGTGGTTTTGGTGGGGGACTCAGCATTTTGCCTGGGCGATGCTGCTGGTGGTGATGATCCCCGGCCTGCTGGCGCTGGTTTTCGGCTGGTTTGCTTTTCGCTCCAAAATCAAAGGGGTCTATTTTTCGATCATGACCCAGGCGCTGACCTACGCGGGGATGCTGCTGTTCTTTCGCAATGAAACCGGCTTTGGTGGCAACAACGGGTTTACCGGTTTCACCACGCTGCTGGGCTTTTCGGTGACGGCGACGACAACGCGTATCGCGCTGTTTCTGGCGACCGTCGCGCTACTGGTGGCGTCACTGGCTGTCGGTTTTGCGCTGGCGAAAAGCAAATTTGGCCGCATTCTGACGGCAGTGCGTGATGCGGAAAACCGCCTGACGTTTTGTGGTTACGATCCGCGCGGATTTAAGCTGCTGGTGTGGACGCTTTCTGCCGTGCTCTGCGGACTTGCCGGGGCGCTGTATGTCCCGCAAGTGGGGATTATCAACCCCGGTGAAATGTCGCCGACCAACTCCATTGAAGCGGCCATTTGGGTCGCGCTCGGCGGGCGTGGAACCCTGGTCGGCCCGGTGATCGGCGCGGCGCTGGTCAACGGTGCGAAAAGCTACTTTACCGTGGCGATGCCGGAATACTGGCAGTTGTTTCTCGGGCTGATTTTTATCGCGGTCACGCTCTTTTTACCGCGCGGCGTGTACGGGCTTTTTCGTAAGGGAGAGAAATAA
- a CDS encoding MDR efflux pump AcrAB transcriptional activator MarA: MSRRNNDAITIHSILDWIEENLESPLSLEKVSERSGYSKWHLQRMFKKETGHSLGQYIRSRKLTEIAQKLKESNEPILYLAERYGFESQQTLTRTFKNYFDVPPHKYRITSMPGESRYLHPLTHCNC; this comes from the coding sequence ATGTCCAGACGCAATAATGACGCCATCACTATTCATAGCATTTTGGACTGGATCGAAGAGAACCTGGAATCGCCGCTCTCACTTGAAAAGGTGTCCGAGCGTTCAGGTTACTCAAAATGGCACCTGCAACGGATGTTCAAAAAAGAGACCGGTCATTCTTTAGGCCAATATATTCGTAGCCGTAAGCTGACGGAAATTGCGCAGAAACTGAAAGAGAGCAACGAGCCGATTCTGTATCTGGCAGAGCGTTATGGGTTTGAATCGCAACAGACCCTGACCCGCACGTTTAAGAACTATTTCGACGTGCCGCCGCATAAATACCGAATCACCAGTATGCCCGGTGAATCCCGATATCTGCATCCGCTAACACACTGTAACTGCTAA
- a CDS encoding Multiple antibiotic resistance protein MarC, whose protein sequence is MVELFQAIGLGLVVLLPLANPLTTVALFLGLAGNMNTAERNHQSLMASVYVFIIMMVAYYAGQLVMNTFGISIPGLRIAGGLIVAFIGFRMLFPAQKAHESPEAKSKSEEMETEPSANIAFVPLAMPSTAGPGTIAMIISSASTVRDGTTFSAWVVMVAPPLIFALIGVILWASLRSSGAIMRWVGKGGIEAISRLMGFLLVCMGVQFIINGVLEIIKTYH, encoded by the coding sequence ATGGTGGAATTATTTCAGGCAATAGGTCTTGGGCTGGTGGTGCTGTTGCCGCTGGCAAACCCGTTAACAACTGTGGCGTTGTTCCTGGGGCTGGCGGGGAACATGAATACCGCCGAACGTAATCACCAGTCGCTGATGGCCTCGGTGTACGTATTCATTATCATGATGGTGGCGTATTACGCCGGACAGCTGGTGATGAACACGTTTGGGATTTCGATTCCTGGGTTGCGTATTGCAGGGGGCCTGATCGTCGCCTTTATCGGTTTCCGCATGTTGTTCCCGGCGCAAAAAGCGCACGAATCGCCGGAAGCCAAAAGCAAATCGGAAGAGATGGAAACGGAGCCTTCTGCCAATATCGCTTTTGTGCCGCTGGCGATGCCGAGCACGGCGGGTCCGGGTACGATTGCGATGATCATCAGTTCCGCTTCCACGGTTCGCGATGGCACGACGTTTTCGGCGTGGGTAGTCATGGTGGCGCCACCGCTGATCTTCGCATTGATTGGCGTGATTTTGTGGGCGAGCCTTCGCAGTTCAGGCGCGATCATGCGCTGGGTGGGTAAGGGCGGAATCGAAGCAATTTCCCGTCTGATGGGGTTCCTGCTGGTGTGTATGGGCGTGCAGTTTATTATTAACGGCGTGCTGGAAATTATTAAGACTTACCACTGA
- a CDS encoding sugar efflux transporter: MRSTSHNDCLLTSEGFKIAFSSFQQRTLIILMPSNTVSRKVAWLRVVTLAIAAFIFNTTEFVPVGLLSDIAQSFHMETAQVGIMLTIYAWVVALMSLPFMLLTSQVERRKLLIGLFVLFIASHVLSFLAWNFTVLVISRIGIAFAHAIFWSITASLAIRLAPAGKRAQALSLLATGTALAMVLGLPIGRIVGQYFGWRTTFFAIGMGALITLLCLIKLLPKLPSEHSGSLKSLPLLFRRPALMSIYLLTVVVVTAHYTAYSYIEPFVQVVAGFSANFATVLLLLLGGAGIIGSILFGKLGNQHASLLVSGAIGMLMLCLVLLMPAAGSETNLAILSICWGVAMMIIGLGMQVKVLALAPDATDVAMSLFSGIFNLGIGAGALVGNQISLHFSMSAIGYLGAIPALAAFIWSILIFRKWPVALEEQTHRG, encoded by the coding sequence AGCAACGAACCCTAATTATACTTATGCCTTCGAACACGGTTTCCCGCAAGGTCGCGTGGCTACGTGTGGTCACGCTTGCCATTGCTGCGTTTATCTTTAATACCACAGAATTTGTGCCCGTAGGGTTGCTTTCCGATATTGCTCAAAGTTTCCATATGGAAACAGCGCAGGTCGGGATCATGCTGACTATCTACGCCTGGGTGGTCGCGTTGATGTCGCTACCCTTTATGCTTCTCACCAGCCAAGTGGAACGGCGCAAGCTGCTGATTGGCCTGTTTGTGTTGTTTATCGCCAGCCATGTATTGTCGTTCCTGGCGTGGAACTTTACCGTGCTGGTGATTAGCCGGATTGGTATCGCCTTTGCACACGCCATTTTCTGGTCGATTACCGCCTCGCTGGCCATTCGTCTGGCCCCGGCGGGCAAACGCGCTCAGGCGCTGAGCCTGCTGGCAACCGGAACCGCGCTGGCAATGGTGCTCGGTTTGCCGATCGGGCGAATCGTTGGGCAGTATTTCGGCTGGCGAACCACCTTCTTCGCCATCGGCATGGGGGCGTTAATCACCCTTCTGTGTCTGATTAAACTCCTGCCAAAATTGCCGAGCGAACATTCTGGCTCGCTGAAAAGCCTGCCGCTGCTGTTCCGCCGCCCGGCGTTGATGAGTATTTATCTGCTGACGGTGGTTGTGGTCACCGCCCATTACACGGCGTACAGCTATATCGAGCCTTTTGTGCAGGTGGTCGCGGGCTTTAGCGCCAACTTTGCCACTGTCTTGCTGTTACTCCTCGGCGGGGCTGGAATCATCGGCAGCATCCTGTTTGGCAAACTGGGCAACCAGCACGCGTCGCTGCTGGTGAGCGGTGCAATCGGGATGCTGATGCTGTGTCTGGTGTTGCTGATGCCTGCGGCGGGAAGCGAGACCAATCTGGCGATATTGAGTATTTGCTGGGGCGTGGCGATGATGATTATCGGCCTGGGAATGCAGGTCAAAGTGCTGGCGCTGGCCCCGGACGCCACCGACGTGGCGATGTCGCTCTTCTCTGGGATCTTCAATTTAGGCATTGGCGCGGGGGCGCTGGTCGGGAATCAGATAAGCCTGCATTTTTCAATGTCGGCGATTGGCTATCTCGGGGCAATTCCGGCGCTGGCGGCATTTATCTGGTCGATTCTGATATTCCGAAAATGGCCTGTGGCCTTAGAAGAACAGACGCATCGCGGGTAG
- a CDS encoding Permease of the drug-metabolite transporter (DMT) superfamily, whose amino-acid sequence MTRKDGLLALLVVVVWGLNFVVIKVGLHNMPPLMLAGLRFLLVAFPALFFVARPKIPFRLLLGYGLTISFGQFAFLFCAIKFGMPAGLASLVLQAQAFFTIILGAFVFGERLQGKQLAGITLAVFGVLVLAEASLNGQHVAMLGFMLTLAAGLSWACGNIFNKLIMQHEARPAVMSLVVWSALIPVIPFMVASLIFDGPALMLTSLIEIDLTTILSLVYLAFVATIVGYGIWGTLLGRYETWRVAPLSLLVPVVGMASAAILLGEKLTTLQLIGAVLIMAGLYINVFGLRLRRTTRVRG is encoded by the coding sequence ATGACGCGTAAAGACGGGCTGCTGGCGTTACTGGTGGTCGTGGTGTGGGGGCTAAATTTTGTGGTCATTAAGGTGGGGTTGCATAACATGCCGCCGCTGATGCTGGCCGGTTTGCGTTTCTTACTGGTGGCCTTCCCGGCACTGTTTTTCGTCGCCCGTCCAAAGATCCCGTTTCGTCTGCTGCTCGGTTACGGCCTGACCATCAGCTTCGGGCAGTTCGCCTTCCTGTTTTGCGCGATCAAATTCGGCATGCCTGCGGGGCTGGCCTCGCTGGTGCTGCAGGCGCAGGCCTTCTTTACCATTATTCTCGGCGCGTTTGTGTTCGGTGAACGTTTGCAGGGTAAACAACTGGCGGGGATCACGCTGGCGGTGTTTGGTGTGCTGGTTCTGGCTGAGGCTAGTCTCAACGGTCAACATGTGGCGATGCTGGGCTTTATGTTGACGCTGGCGGCGGGGCTGAGCTGGGCATGCGGGAACATCTTCAACAAGCTGATTATGCAGCATGAGGCACGACCGGCGGTGATGTCGCTCGTCGTCTGGAGCGCGCTGATTCCCGTGATTCCCTTTATGGTGGCGTCACTTATTTTTGATGGTCCGGCGCTGATGCTGACAAGCCTGATCGAGATTGACCTGACGACCATTCTGTCGCTGGTATATCTGGCGTTTGTCGCCACGATTGTCGGGTACGGGATTTGGGGAACGCTGCTGGGGCGTTACGAAACCTGGCGGGTTGCACCGCTGTCACTGCTGGTACCGGTCGTGGGTATGGCGAGTGCGGCAATTTTGTTGGGGGAAAAACTGACCACGCTGCAATTGATCGGTGCGGTGCTGATCATGGCCGGGCTGTACATCAACGTGTTTGGTTTGCGGTTGCGTCGGACGACGCGGGTCAGGGGATGA
- a CDS encoding putative zinc-binding lipoprotein ZinT — MTLGALLVSGQLFAHSHGHQMTEAEQKAANGIFEDKDVKDRKLSDWDGTWQSVYPFLLDGSLDPVFKKKVEKDASKSFEEVKAYYRKGYATDVETIGIENNVMEFHTGKSVASCQYDYSGYKILTYASGKKGVRYLFECKDASSKAPKFVQFSDHTIGPRASAHFHIFMGNTSHEALLKEMDNWPTYYPNEMFKKQVVEEMLHH, encoded by the coding sequence ATGACTCTGGGGGCGCTGCTGGTCAGCGGCCAGCTGTTTGCCCACTCGCACGGCCATCAGATGACCGAAGCGGAACAAAAAGCGGCAAACGGGATATTTGAAGATAAAGACGTTAAGGACCGTAAGCTCTCTGACTGGGACGGCACCTGGCAGTCGGTTTATCCTTTCTTGCTGGACGGTTCGCTTGATCCGGTATTTAAAAAGAAAGTCGAAAAAGACGCCAGTAAATCGTTCGAGGAAGTGAAAGCCTATTACCGTAAGGGCTACGCTACGGATGTGGAAACCATCGGCATTGAAAATAACGTGATGGAATTCCACACCGGCAAATCGGTGGCGAGCTGTCAGTATGATTACAGCGGCTACAAGATCCTGACCTACGCATCAGGCAAGAAGGGCGTGCGTTACCTGTTTGAATGTAAAGACGCCAGTTCGAAAGCGCCGAAATTTGTCCAGTTCAGCGATCATACCATCGGCCCGCGCGCCTCGGCGCATTTCCATATCTTTATGGGCAACACCTCGCATGAAGCCTTACTGAAAGAGATGGACAACTGGCCGACCTATTACCCGAACGAGATGTTTAAGAAGCAGGTGGTGGAGGAGATGTTGCACCATTAA
- a CDS encoding transport protein, with product MKSSLRRSTAALLASSLLLTIGRGATLPFMTIYLTRVYQMSVANIGYALTIALTIGVVFSMGFGILADKFDKKRYMMLSILAFIAGFVAIPLVNNVTLVVLFFALINCAYSVFSTVLKAWFADVLTPGEKARVFSLNYSFLNIGWTIGPPIGTLLVMYSLQLPFWLAAFCAALPLVFIQMYVQKSIAADSENVTVPWQPSVLLRDRALFWYTLSGLLASYVGGSFASCISQYVLAADYTSEFAEKVVAVVLPANAAMVVSLQYFIGRKIKASNIRPLMAIGTLFFLLGLGGFMLSGTNLIYWGIASAVFTIGEIIYAPGEYLLIDNIAPPGMKASYFSAQALGWLGAAANPMVTGLILTHLPHWSLFVIMMVAIVVAWLMILRGMSVEPYAERVETA from the coding sequence ATGAAATCATCTCTCAGGCGCTCAACCGCAGCGTTACTGGCATCGTCGTTGTTGTTAACCATTGGCCGTGGCGCGACGCTGCCGTTTATGACCATCTACCTCACGCGCGTTTATCAGATGAGCGTCGCGAATATCGGCTACGCCCTGACCATCGCTCTGACGATTGGCGTGGTGTTCAGCATGGGGTTTGGCATCCTGGCGGATAAGTTCGACAAAAAGCGCTACATGATGCTGTCGATTCTGGCGTTTATTGCCGGTTTCGTGGCGATCCCGCTGGTGAACAATGTCACGCTGGTGGTGCTGTTCTTCGCCCTGATTAACTGCGCTTATTCCGTGTTCTCGACGGTGCTCAAAGCCTGGTTCGCGGATGTGCTGACACCAGGCGAGAAAGCACGCGTATTTTCCCTAAACTACAGCTTCCTCAATATCGGCTGGACGATCGGCCCACCGATCGGCACGCTGCTGGTGATGTACAGCCTGCAACTGCCATTTTGGCTGGCAGCCTTCTGCGCCGCGCTGCCGCTGGTGTTTATCCAGATGTATGTGCAGAAAAGCATTGCCGCCGACAGTGAAAACGTCACCGTGCCGTGGCAGCCGTCGGTACTTCTGCGTGACCGGGCGCTGTTCTGGTATACGCTCTCCGGCCTGCTGGCGTCCTACGTGGGCGGCTCGTTTGCGAGCTGTATTTCCCAGTATGTACTGGCGGCGGATTACACCAGTGAATTCGCGGAAAAAGTGGTTGCCGTGGTGCTGCCCGCTAACGCCGCGATGGTGGTGTCGCTACAGTATTTTATTGGCCGTAAAATCAAAGCCAGCAATATTCGCCCGTTAATGGCCATTGGCACGCTCTTTTTCCTTCTTGGACTGGGCGGGTTTATGCTCTCTGGCACCAATTTGATCTACTGGGGAATTGCCTCGGCGGTGTTCACGATTGGGGAGATTATCTATGCGCCGGGTGAATACTTGCTGATTGATAACATCGCGCCGCCGGGAATGAAAGCGAGCTACTTCTCAGCGCAAGCGCTCGGCTGGCTGGGCGCTGCTGCCAATCCGATGGTCACAGGACTGATTCTGACCCACCTGCCGCACTGGTCGTTGTTTGTGATTATGATGGTCGCGATCGTGGTGGCGTGGCTGATGATTTTGCGCGGGATGAGCGTGGAACCCTATGCCGAACGGGTGGAAACGGCGTGA